In Citrus sinensis cultivar Valencia sweet orange chromosome 4, DVS_A1.0, whole genome shotgun sequence, one DNA window encodes the following:
- the LOC102630468 gene encoding probable disease resistance protein At5g63020 isoform X2, with protein sequence MGNILQISCDVGAMFNRCPDCALGKAAYITDLKDNVVALTTELEQLIAAKNDVMTRVRNAEHQHKMKRLNQVQVWLSRVETLKTEVDELMGRDGGSQEIDKLCLGGYCSRNCKSSYKFGRKVVKRLRDVKALKGEGVFEEVAAPDPELISAADERPTEPTVVGLQSQLEQVWRCLVQEPAAGIIGLYGMGGVGKTTLLTQINNKFVDNPKDFDYVIWVVVSKDLQLEKIQETIGKKIGLCNDSWKNKSLEEKAHDIFKTLSKKKFALLLDDLWERVDLKKIGVPLPKNSAVVFTTRFVDVCGGMEARRMFKVACLSDEDAWELFREKVGEETIESHHSLPELAQTVAKECRGLPLALITIGRAMAYKKTPEEWRYAIEVLRRSASEFAGLGKEVYPLLKFSYDCLPNDAIRSCFLYCCLYPEDFSIDKRDLIDCWMCEGFLEGDKFGTQNQGYYIVGTLVHACLLEEVEDDQVKMHDVVRDMALWITCEIEKEKEGFLVYAGSGLTKAPADVRGWEMVRRLSLMKNSIENLPTVPTCPHLLTLFLNRNPLRTITGGFFQSMSCLTVLKMSDNIMLRQLPMGISKLVSLQLLDISNTSVTELPEDLKALVNLKCLNLVWAKELVVVPQQLLSNFSRLRVLRMFATGFLLSSWHENVAEELLGLKYLEVLEISFRSFEAYQTFLSSQKLRSCTHALLLHRFDREESIDVADLADLEQLNTLDFYGCGCIKGLKIDCNDMVQKSRQPYVFRSLEKVTVRFCRNLRHLTFLVFAPNLKSISVRYCDDMEEIISAGEFDDIPEMTGIINSPFAKLQRLELWGLVRLKSIYWKPLPLPRLKVLQVWGCDSLKKLPLDSNSANGRRILIRGVEDWWRRLQWEDEATQNAFRLCFQPL encoded by the exons ATGGGTAACATTTTGCAAATCTCTTGCGATGTTGGCGCAATGTTCAATCGTTGCCCAGACTGCGCTCTTGGCAAAGCGGCATATATAACTGACCTCAAAGATAATGTTGTTGCCTTGACGACTGAATTGGAACAACTAATCGCTGCAAAGAACGATGTGATGACGAGGGTCCGCAATGCCGAACACCAACACAAAATGAAGAGGCTGAACCAAGTGCAGGTTTGGCTTTCGAGGGTGGAGACTCTTAAAACTGAAGTTGATGAACTCATGGGAAGAGATGGTGGCTCTCAGGAAATTGACAAATTGTGTCTTGGAGGCTACTGCTCCAGGAACTGCAAGTCAAGCTACAAGTTTGGTAGAAAAGTTGTTAAAAGGCTGCGAGATGTGAAGGCCTTAAAGGGCGAAGGAGTTTTTGAAGAGGTGGCCGCGCCAGATCCAGAATTAATATCTGCGGCAGATGAAAGACCTACTGAGCCAACGGTGGTAGGCTTGCAATCACAACTTGAACAAGTTTGGAGATGTCTTGTACAAGAACCTGCAGCTGGTATAATTGGCCTATACGGCATGGGCGGTGTCGGTAAAACTACACTGTTAACccaaatcaataataaatttgttgaTAATCCAAAAGATTTTGATTATGTGATTTGGGTTGTGGTGTCCAAAGACCTACAGcttgaaaaaattcaagaaactATCGGGAAAAAGATAGGTCTATGTAATGATTCATGGAAGAACAAAAGTCTCGAAGAGAAAGCTCATGACATCTTCAAGACTTTAAGCAAGAAGAAGTTTGCTTTGTTGTTGGATGATCTATGGGAGCGGGTTGATCTAAAGAAGATTGGTGTCCCTCTTCCAAAAAATAGTGCAGTGGTATTTACAACCCGTTTCGTTGATGTTTGTGGTGGTATGGAAGCTCGTAGGATGTTTAAAGTGGCATGCTTATCTGATGAGGATGCTTGGGAGCTATTTCGAGAGAAAGTTGGGGAAGAAACTATTGAGAGTCATCATAGTCTTCCTGAACTAGCTCAAACTGTGGCAAAGGAGTGCCGTGGATTGCCGCTCGCGCTTATTACTATTGGTCGAGCCATGGCCTACAAAAAGACTCCTGAAGAATGGAGATATGCGATTGAAGTTTTAAGAAGATCAGCTTCCGAATTTGCAGGTTTGGGAAAGGAGGTATATCCTCTTTTAAAATTCAGCTATGATTGCTTGCCGAACGATGCAATCAGATCTTGTTTCTTATATTGTTGTTTATATCCGGAAGATTTCAGCATAGATAAAAGAGACTTGATTGATTGCTGGATGTGCGAGGGGTTTTTGGAAGGAGACAAGTTTGGCACACAAAACCAAGGATACTACATCGTGGGCACTCTTGTTCATGCGTGTTTATTGGAAGAGGTAGAAGATGATCAGGTAAAAATGCATGACGTTGTCCGCGATATGGCATTGTGGATAACTTGTGAGATTGAGAAGGAGAAGGAGGGCTTTTTGGTTTATGCAGGTTCCGGATTAACGAAGGCACCTGCAGATGTCAGAGGATGGGAAATGGTGAGAAGATTATCATTGAtgaaaaattcaattgaaaatctACCAACTGTTCCGACATGCCCTCATCTTCTTACTTTGTTTCTTAACCGTAATCCGTTGAGGACGATCACCGGTGGCTTCTTCCAGTCTATGTCTTGTCTAACAGTTTTGAAGATGTCAGATAATATAATGCTACGGCAGTTGCCAATGGGGATCTCAAAGTTGGTTTCACTACAACTCCTTGATATTTCAAATACAAGCGTTACAGAGTTACCCGAAGACTTAAAAGCGTTGGTAAATcttaaatgtttgaatttggtCTGGGCAAAAGAGTTAGTTGTAGTTCCACAGCAACTGTTATCTAATTTTTCAAGGTTACGTGTGTTGAGAATGTTTGCTACTGGTTTTTTACTTAGCTCTTGGCATGAGAATGTAGCAGAGGAATTGCtcggtttgaaatatttagagGTACTGGAGATCTCCTTCAGGAGTTTTGAGGCTTACCAAACATTTTTGAGCTCACAGAAGTTACGAAGTTGTACTCATGCTCTCTTGCTCCATCGCTTCGATAGGGAGGAGTCGATCGATGTTGCAGATTTAGCCGATCTAGAGCAGCTCAATACATTAGACTTTTATGGTTGTGGTTGTATTAAGGGACTGAAGATTGACTGCAATGATATGGTACAAAAATCGCGCCAACCTTATGTTTTCCGCAGCCTTGAGAAAGTTACCGTACGCTTTTGCAGAAATTTGAGACACTTGACATTCCTCGTTTTTGCTCCAAACCTCAAGTCTATTTCCGTACGCTATTGCGATGACATGGAAGAAATAATCAGTGCTGGAGAGTTTGATGACATTCCTGAGATGACGGGAATAATAAACAGCCCTTTTGCAAAACTCCAGCGTCTTGAGTTATGGGGACTGGTCCGTTTGAAGAGCATTTACTGGAAGCCCTTGCCTCTCCCACGTCTGAAAGTATTGCAAGTTTGGGGTTGCGATTCGCTTAAAAAGCTTCCACTCGATTCAAATAGTGCAAATGGGCGCAGAATTCTTATTCGTGGAGTTGAAGACTGGTGGAGAAGGCTTCAATGGGAGGATGAAGCCACTCAAAATGCTTTTCGTCTCTGTTTCCAAC CTCTTTGA
- the LOC102630468 gene encoding disease resistance protein SUMM2 isoform X1 → MGNILQISCDVGAMFNRCPDCALGKAAYITDLKDNVVALTTELEQLIAAKNDVMTRVRNAEHQHKMKRLNQVQVWLSRVETLKTEVDELMGRDGGSQEIDKLCLGGYCSRNCKSSYKFGRKVVKRLRDVKALKGEGVFEEVAAPDPELISAADERPTEPTVVGLQSQLEQVWRCLVQEPAAGIIGLYGMGGVGKTTLLTQINNKFVDNPKDFDYVIWVVVSKDLQLEKIQETIGKKIGLCNDSWKNKSLEEKAHDIFKTLSKKKFALLLDDLWERVDLKKIGVPLPKNSAVVFTTRFVDVCGGMEARRMFKVACLSDEDAWELFREKVGEETIESHHSLPELAQTVAKECRGLPLALITIGRAMAYKKTPEEWRYAIEVLRRSASEFAGLGKEVYPLLKFSYDCLPNDAIRSCFLYCCLYPEDFSIDKRDLIDCWMCEGFLEGDKFGTQNQGYYIVGTLVHACLLEEVEDDQVKMHDVVRDMALWITCEIEKEKEGFLVYAGSGLTKAPADVRGWEMVRRLSLMKNSIENLPTVPTCPHLLTLFLNRNPLRTITGGFFQSMSCLTVLKMSDNIMLRQLPMGISKLVSLQLLDISNTSVTELPEDLKALVNLKCLNLVWAKELVVVPQQLLSNFSRLRVLRMFATGFLLSSWHENVAEELLGLKYLEVLEISFRSFEAYQTFLSSQKLRSCTHALLLHRFDREESIDVADLADLEQLNTLDFYGCGCIKGLKIDCNDMVQKSRQPYVFRSLEKVTVRFCRNLRHLTFLVFAPNLKSISVRYCDDMEEIISAGEFDDIPEMTGIINSPFAKLQRLELWGLVRLKSIYWKPLPLPRLKVLQVWGCDSLKKLPLDSNSANGRRILIRGVEDWWRRLQWEDEATQNAFRLCFQPLLRIGGAGHDLYEF, encoded by the coding sequence ATGGGTAACATTTTGCAAATCTCTTGCGATGTTGGCGCAATGTTCAATCGTTGCCCAGACTGCGCTCTTGGCAAAGCGGCATATATAACTGACCTCAAAGATAATGTTGTTGCCTTGACGACTGAATTGGAACAACTAATCGCTGCAAAGAACGATGTGATGACGAGGGTCCGCAATGCCGAACACCAACACAAAATGAAGAGGCTGAACCAAGTGCAGGTTTGGCTTTCGAGGGTGGAGACTCTTAAAACTGAAGTTGATGAACTCATGGGAAGAGATGGTGGCTCTCAGGAAATTGACAAATTGTGTCTTGGAGGCTACTGCTCCAGGAACTGCAAGTCAAGCTACAAGTTTGGTAGAAAAGTTGTTAAAAGGCTGCGAGATGTGAAGGCCTTAAAGGGCGAAGGAGTTTTTGAAGAGGTGGCCGCGCCAGATCCAGAATTAATATCTGCGGCAGATGAAAGACCTACTGAGCCAACGGTGGTAGGCTTGCAATCACAACTTGAACAAGTTTGGAGATGTCTTGTACAAGAACCTGCAGCTGGTATAATTGGCCTATACGGCATGGGCGGTGTCGGTAAAACTACACTGTTAACccaaatcaataataaatttgttgaTAATCCAAAAGATTTTGATTATGTGATTTGGGTTGTGGTGTCCAAAGACCTACAGcttgaaaaaattcaagaaactATCGGGAAAAAGATAGGTCTATGTAATGATTCATGGAAGAACAAAAGTCTCGAAGAGAAAGCTCATGACATCTTCAAGACTTTAAGCAAGAAGAAGTTTGCTTTGTTGTTGGATGATCTATGGGAGCGGGTTGATCTAAAGAAGATTGGTGTCCCTCTTCCAAAAAATAGTGCAGTGGTATTTACAACCCGTTTCGTTGATGTTTGTGGTGGTATGGAAGCTCGTAGGATGTTTAAAGTGGCATGCTTATCTGATGAGGATGCTTGGGAGCTATTTCGAGAGAAAGTTGGGGAAGAAACTATTGAGAGTCATCATAGTCTTCCTGAACTAGCTCAAACTGTGGCAAAGGAGTGCCGTGGATTGCCGCTCGCGCTTATTACTATTGGTCGAGCCATGGCCTACAAAAAGACTCCTGAAGAATGGAGATATGCGATTGAAGTTTTAAGAAGATCAGCTTCCGAATTTGCAGGTTTGGGAAAGGAGGTATATCCTCTTTTAAAATTCAGCTATGATTGCTTGCCGAACGATGCAATCAGATCTTGTTTCTTATATTGTTGTTTATATCCGGAAGATTTCAGCATAGATAAAAGAGACTTGATTGATTGCTGGATGTGCGAGGGGTTTTTGGAAGGAGACAAGTTTGGCACACAAAACCAAGGATACTACATCGTGGGCACTCTTGTTCATGCGTGTTTATTGGAAGAGGTAGAAGATGATCAGGTAAAAATGCATGACGTTGTCCGCGATATGGCATTGTGGATAACTTGTGAGATTGAGAAGGAGAAGGAGGGCTTTTTGGTTTATGCAGGTTCCGGATTAACGAAGGCACCTGCAGATGTCAGAGGATGGGAAATGGTGAGAAGATTATCATTGAtgaaaaattcaattgaaaatctACCAACTGTTCCGACATGCCCTCATCTTCTTACTTTGTTTCTTAACCGTAATCCGTTGAGGACGATCACCGGTGGCTTCTTCCAGTCTATGTCTTGTCTAACAGTTTTGAAGATGTCAGATAATATAATGCTACGGCAGTTGCCAATGGGGATCTCAAAGTTGGTTTCACTACAACTCCTTGATATTTCAAATACAAGCGTTACAGAGTTACCCGAAGACTTAAAAGCGTTGGTAAATcttaaatgtttgaatttggtCTGGGCAAAAGAGTTAGTTGTAGTTCCACAGCAACTGTTATCTAATTTTTCAAGGTTACGTGTGTTGAGAATGTTTGCTACTGGTTTTTTACTTAGCTCTTGGCATGAGAATGTAGCAGAGGAATTGCtcggtttgaaatatttagagGTACTGGAGATCTCCTTCAGGAGTTTTGAGGCTTACCAAACATTTTTGAGCTCACAGAAGTTACGAAGTTGTACTCATGCTCTCTTGCTCCATCGCTTCGATAGGGAGGAGTCGATCGATGTTGCAGATTTAGCCGATCTAGAGCAGCTCAATACATTAGACTTTTATGGTTGTGGTTGTATTAAGGGACTGAAGATTGACTGCAATGATATGGTACAAAAATCGCGCCAACCTTATGTTTTCCGCAGCCTTGAGAAAGTTACCGTACGCTTTTGCAGAAATTTGAGACACTTGACATTCCTCGTTTTTGCTCCAAACCTCAAGTCTATTTCCGTACGCTATTGCGATGACATGGAAGAAATAATCAGTGCTGGAGAGTTTGATGACATTCCTGAGATGACGGGAATAATAAACAGCCCTTTTGCAAAACTCCAGCGTCTTGAGTTATGGGGACTGGTCCGTTTGAAGAGCATTTACTGGAAGCCCTTGCCTCTCCCACGTCTGAAAGTATTGCAAGTTTGGGGTTGCGATTCGCTTAAAAAGCTTCCACTCGATTCAAATAGTGCAAATGGGCGCAGAATTCTTATTCGTGGAGTTGAAGACTGGTGGAGAAGGCTTCAATGGGAGGATGAAGCCACTCAAAATGCTTTTCGTCTCTGTTTCCAACCTCTTTTGAGAATTGGAGGTGCTGGACATGACCTTTATGAGTTTTGA